A genomic region of Alistipes megaguti contains the following coding sequences:
- a CDS encoding BT_3987 domain-containing protein, producing the protein MIDKLNRTLCRLVLPLAALALASCADDIESGYVVNENTYASAACIESMLLDATTNRTTKVIELRGDAVETQAYFSLTKLPARGVDVRLEIDAEYVAKYNAAHKTEYALYPAEKVTFGRDGALLLAPDEVRSADIDVRIDASDELEGGVTYLLPIKAVCLTEGISWNESTGRLVYLVKNLRNLPDGYVTDDPYEGLDTFKGEDAIKTVAYFDTKDMNPLNALEFVTEDGCLFIDHVVLFSANINYDKDNDRIYLHLNDETKYLLEHNEELIQPLRRHGIKVILSVLGNHDAAGLAQCSDLGARQFAAELASYIKAYNLDGAGFDDEYSTDPDLSSPLMAPKSSYAAARMLYEVKAAMPDKIVMVYYLGRIGSDMPDIDGVKVGDFLDYAVADYNLAANPRRA; encoded by the coding sequence ATGATTGATAAATTGAATCGCACGCTGTGCCGCCTCGTATTGCCGCTTGCGGCCTTGGCGCTCGCATCTTGTGCCGACGATATCGAAAGCGGGTATGTCGTCAACGAAAATACGTACGCTTCGGCAGCGTGCATCGAGAGCATGTTGCTCGATGCGACGACCAACCGTACGACGAAAGTCATTGAGTTGCGAGGCGATGCCGTCGAGACTCAGGCCTATTTTTCGCTCACGAAACTACCCGCCAGGGGCGTGGATGTCCGGCTCGAAATAGATGCCGAGTATGTGGCGAAGTATAATGCCGCCCATAAAACCGAATATGCGCTTTATCCTGCGGAGAAGGTGACATTCGGCCGTGACGGTGCGTTATTGCTGGCTCCCGATGAGGTGCGTTCCGCAGATATCGATGTCCGCATCGATGCGAGCGACGAACTGGAGGGCGGCGTCACCTATCTGCTGCCGATTAAAGCCGTGTGCCTGACCGAGGGCATCTCGTGGAACGAATCTACGGGGCGTCTGGTCTATCTGGTGAAGAATCTGCGCAATCTGCCCGACGGATATGTCACCGACGATCCCTATGAGGGACTCGACACGTTCAAAGGCGAGGATGCAATCAAGACCGTCGCCTATTTCGATACGAAAGATATGAATCCGTTGAATGCATTGGAGTTCGTGACCGAGGACGGATGCTTGTTCATCGATCACGTGGTACTCTTCTCGGCCAATATCAATTACGATAAGGACAACGACCGGATCTATCTGCATCTGAACGATGAAACGAAGTATCTGCTGGAGCATAACGAAGAGCTGATTCAACCGCTGCGTCGTCACGGTATAAAAGTTATTCTGAGCGTATTGGGCAACCATGATGCGGCAGGATTGGCCCAATGTTCCGACCTCGGAGCCCGGCAGTTCGCCGCCGAACTGGCATCCTATATCAAGGCTTACAACCTCGACGGCGCGGGATTCGACGACGAGTATTCAACGGATCCCGATCTTTCGAGTCCGCTGATGGCTCCGAAGTCGAGCTATGCGGCTGCCCGTATGCTTTACGAGGTCAAGGCTGCCATGCCCGATAAGATCGTAATGGTCTACTATCTGGGCCGCATCGGTTCCGACATGCCCGATATCGATGGCGTAAAGGTGGGCGACTTCCTCGATTATGCCGTTGCCGACTACAATCTGGCGGCAAACCCGCGTCGGGCATGA
- a CDS encoding RNA polymerase sigma-70 factor — protein sequence MQRNGSIFNPEDFGKFFSENNTRLIDIAFSYVRDMDAAQDIVMDCFVRIWQRRGELADETNMRGYAYMCVRNRCFLYLRQLNSHRQLSPTDIQLVQSSIKSLSSNDLFDKLLSNEILDIFRTELDKMPARTREIFLASRIEHLTYAEIAERYDISVRRVTSEIQSALQILRHALKDYLPLCLLFFFGQ from the coding sequence TTGCAGCGCAACGGCTCTATATTCAATCCCGAGGATTTCGGAAAATTCTTTTCCGAAAACAATACACGTCTCATCGACATCGCGTTCTCCTACGTGCGGGATATGGATGCGGCGCAGGATATCGTTATGGACTGTTTTGTCCGCATTTGGCAGCGAAGAGGGGAGTTGGCGGACGAAACCAATATGCGCGGGTATGCCTACATGTGCGTACGCAACCGTTGCTTCTTATACTTGCGGCAGTTAAACAGCCACCGGCAACTTTCGCCCACCGACATACAACTCGTACAGTCTTCGATCAAGTCGCTGTCTTCGAACGATCTGTTCGACAAACTGCTCAGCAATGAGATTCTGGATATTTTCAGGACGGAACTGGACAAAATGCCGGCGCGTACACGCGAAATATTTCTCGCGAGCCGCATCGAACATCTGACCTATGCAGAGATTGCTGAGCGGTACGATATTTCAGTGCGGAGGGTCACATCGGAGATACAGTCCGCCCTGCAAATTCTGCGACACGCCCTAAAAGACTATCTGCCCCTGTGTCTGTTGTTTTTCTTCGGACAATAG
- a CDS encoding immunoglobulin-like domain-containing protein, translating into MKTIILFAMLASLVCMSCTHKRQQTQQEATPDKELFIMESSDTVAGIQDSSVNKYSITYDTPECYLWYVMDLPDEYQDKPISMWPECPIYGENVHLINVFVSNPTSTSLMYGRGWAVERWNGKEWVMAKTKGNIAWFDDGFNKRKAPLLYCFSFPIDRYYHLSKGKYRISKSFYAKRKEIKLNAEFEIK; encoded by the coding sequence ATGAAAACGATAATCTTATTCGCAATGCTGGCAAGTCTTGTTTGCATGAGTTGCACCCACAAGCGGCAGCAAACTCAACAGGAAGCAACACCAGATAAAGAGTTGTTTATCATGGAGAGTAGCGATACGGTAGCAGGCATCCAAGATTCATCGGTAAATAAATATTCCATCACTTACGACACTCCGGAATGTTATCTTTGGTATGTTATGGATTTGCCGGATGAATATCAGGACAAACCGATTTCTATGTGGCCGGAGTGTCCTATTTATGGGGAAAATGTACATCTTATTAATGTGTTCGTATCAAATCCGACATCGACCTCGCTGATGTATGGAAGAGGTTGGGCTGTAGAACGATGGAATGGAAAGGAATGGGTTATGGCTAAGACAAAAGGTAACATCGCTTGGTTTGATGATGGTTTTAACAAACGGAAAGCACCTTTATTGTATTGCTTTAGTTTTCCTATTGACAGGTATTATCATCTTTCCAAAGGAAAATATCGCATAAGCAAATCGTTTTATGCGAAAAGGAAAGAGATAAAATTGAATGCAGAATTTGAAATCAAGTGA
- a CDS encoding DUF1735 and LamG domain-containing protein, whose product MKQYVFLFALTVFVATAFVGCKNEDPSEHHFDNKLYISATAFTDEMLIKNAESDYSRNIIVGIPSPVVEDVKVEIGVAPELLDQYRMAYYDTDAELLGEEFYQIEDSQTRIPAGSVTSIPVTVKFRDTNLLDREKRYVLPVTILSASGMEILESARTLYFVFKGAALVNVVADLADSAYASPTWNGNADVANGLKQMTLEALINANKLDKMISTIMGIEDHFLIRIGDSGVPANQIQIATESGNRTNSDLQIETKRWYHLAVTFDDGDIKVYLDGEEKLSGSVSMSSVDLGVKHNVGDENEDGLGERFFWVGYSYDSKRCFDGKISEVRIWNRALTAEEINAPDHFYSVDANAEGLVSYWKFDEDDRASSSIADHTINGNDMYVVNTIKWYDVTLPDTGK is encoded by the coding sequence ATGAAACAGTATGTATTTTTGTTCGCACTTACGGTCTTCGTCGCTACGGCTTTCGTTGGCTGCAAGAACGAAGATCCGAGCGAACACCATTTCGATAACAAACTCTATATTTCGGCTACTGCCTTTACCGATGAGATGCTGATCAAAAATGCGGAGTCGGATTACTCGCGTAACATTATCGTGGGAATACCTTCGCCCGTGGTCGAAGATGTTAAAGTCGAGATCGGAGTTGCGCCCGAACTGCTCGATCAGTACCGCATGGCATATTACGATACCGATGCTGAACTGCTCGGCGAGGAGTTCTATCAGATCGAGGATTCGCAGACACGCATTCCGGCCGGCAGTGTGACGAGTATTCCCGTAACCGTAAAATTCCGCGATACGAACCTGCTCGACCGCGAAAAACGTTACGTTTTGCCTGTAACGATTCTATCGGCCAGCGGTATGGAAATTCTGGAAAGCGCTCGTACTCTCTATTTCGTATTCAAGGGGGCCGCCCTTGTCAATGTCGTGGCTGATTTGGCCGACTCGGCATATGCTTCACCCACGTGGAATGGCAATGCCGATGTGGCGAACGGATTGAAACAGATGACTCTCGAAGCGCTGATTAATGCCAACAAACTCGACAAGATGATTTCCACAATTATGGGAATTGAGGACCATTTCCTCATTCGCATTGGCGATTCCGGCGTACCCGCGAACCAGATTCAGATTGCCACCGAGAGCGGTAACCGAACCAATTCGGATCTGCAAATCGAAACTAAACGCTGGTATCATCTGGCTGTAACGTTTGACGACGGCGACATCAAGGTCTATCTCGACGGCGAGGAGAAGCTCTCCGGCTCGGTTTCGATGAGCTCGGTGGATCTGGGCGTGAAGCACAATGTCGGCGACGAGAACGAGGACGGTCTCGGCGAACGCTTCTTCTGGGTGGGCTACTCTTACGATTCGAAGCGTTGTTTCGATGGGAAGATTTCGGAAGTGCGTATTTGGAATCGGGCGCTTACGGCAGAGGAGATCAATGCTCCCGACCACTTCTATTCAGTAGATGCCAATGCTGAAGGTCTGGTTTCTTATTGGAAATTCGACGAGGACGATCGGGCTTCGAGCTCCATTGCCGATCATACGATCAACGGTAACGACATGTACGTTGTGAATACCATCAAATGGTACGACGTAACGCTGCCCGATACCGGAAAATAA
- a CDS encoding BACON domain-containing protein, whose product MKKIFLAFVALACVMSGCSDDDQVETSVAETLELSAESVPVGPDGTEVEIVVTSSAAWRIAGDCSWARPSVVAGNSGDKVVFTVDANETGARREATFKFFAGATVVPFKIVSDPVFVLEMLSDTEYQFSTSASSLCLRLNSNIDDLQCEIVYENADPEDMPWIEYNESFGSTALNFAIAENSTYLARRAQIVISGLDKRFEVSVAQDKPSFFEWNAAEKYAYEDLEAHDFTVEVRTNLDYEVSFGEKCDWITMDRSLVSEQKGLRTEMLTFHVAASEKTRSAKGEVYLDGDRWQSHTSFTVSQKDPNMLIVEIPDSKFLKFLKKYGYIEEVGEEMYTISEEGAAETEFDLSYEDISDFTGLAYFTELTTMDVSGNYMESFDISALTKVQELSIDGCTYCQTIVLGANPILQLAVLNSRYDYVDFETLTVSGDALEEFYSSCSRSYDEITAVDLSGCPSLKVIECDRANLKTLILPKALEGAQINLTTNDGCVVEYK is encoded by the coding sequence ATGAAAAAGATATTTTTGGCTTTCGTCGCGCTTGCATGCGTGATGAGCGGTTGCTCCGACGATGACCAGGTCGAGACGTCGGTGGCGGAAACTCTCGAATTATCGGCCGAATCCGTGCCTGTCGGCCCCGATGGCACAGAGGTGGAGATTGTGGTAACGAGCTCGGCGGCATGGCGCATCGCGGGCGATTGTTCGTGGGCCCGGCCCTCTGTGGTCGCAGGCAACAGCGGCGATAAGGTAGTTTTCACCGTCGATGCCAACGAAACGGGAGCACGTCGTGAGGCTACGTTCAAGTTTTTCGCAGGTGCTACGGTCGTTCCTTTCAAGATCGTTTCCGACCCCGTTTTCGTATTGGAGATGCTGTCCGACACAGAGTACCAATTTTCTACAAGCGCATCGTCGCTCTGTCTGCGGCTCAATTCGAATATTGACGATCTGCAATGCGAAATCGTCTATGAAAACGCCGATCCCGAGGATATGCCGTGGATCGAGTATAACGAATCGTTTGGTTCGACTGCGCTGAACTTCGCCATAGCGGAGAACAGCACCTATCTCGCACGACGGGCGCAGATTGTCATCTCCGGTTTGGACAAGCGCTTCGAAGTATCCGTCGCGCAGGACAAGCCTTCGTTCTTCGAATGGAATGCGGCGGAGAAATACGCTTATGAAGATCTCGAAGCCCATGACTTTACGGTCGAGGTCCGCACCAATCTCGACTACGAAGTGTCGTTCGGCGAGAAATGCGATTGGATAACGATGGACCGAAGCCTCGTTTCGGAGCAGAAAGGATTGCGCACGGAGATGTTGACGTTCCATGTCGCTGCATCGGAGAAAACTCGTAGCGCCAAAGGTGAAGTCTACCTTGATGGGGACAGATGGCAGTCCCATACCTCATTTACTGTTTCGCAAAAGGATCCGAATATGCTTATTGTGGAGATTCCCGATTCGAAGTTCCTGAAGTTCCTGAAGAAATACGGCTACATCGAAGAGGTGGGAGAGGAAATGTACACTATTAGTGAAGAGGGTGCAGCGGAAACCGAGTTCGACCTGTCATACGAGGATATCTCCGACTTCACAGGGCTCGCCTATTTCACGGAGCTGACAACGATGGATGTTTCGGGTAACTATATGGAATCGTTCGATATCTCGGCTCTGACCAAGGTCCAGGAACTGAGCATCGATGGCTGCACATACTGCCAAACCATCGTGCTGGGTGCCAACCCGATCCTCCAGCTCGCAGTGCTGAACAGCCGTTACGACTATGTCGATTTCGAGACGTTGACCGTCAGCGGCGACGCCCTCGAGGAGTTCTACTCTTCGTGTTCTCGCTCCTACGACGAGATCACGGCCGTCGATCTGTCCGGTTGTCCGTCGCTTAAAGTCATAGAGTGCGACCGCGCTAATTTGAAAACCCTGATCTTGCCAAAAGCACTCGAAGGCGCTCAGATCAATCTGACGACGAATGACGGGTGTGTTGTTGAATACAAGTAA
- a CDS encoding FecR family protein, producing METEILHKYLSGMTTPEEETQIAEWLSADPNNQKEMDTARFLFDSVKLYGDKMQPTQRRSLVRWRTIGRWATQIAAAVMIAIGAGFFANRYSIGELSDKHHSIYVPAGQRMELTLADGTHIWMNSESRLEYPIMFAQDVRRVKLIGEAMFEVAHDESHPFIVETFASDVRVLGTKFNVDANEAHHRFSITLMEGSVRISNRLDPSQANIVMRPNEKVDLIGNYLYTSKLDDYDSPCWLNGQLDITGLSFAELMEKMEQAFAVRVVIKRSSLPSTAGIGGKIRINAGVGNAFKWLHSLLNFDYEIDEAENTITIK from the coding sequence GTGGAAACGGAAATTTTGCATAAATACCTGAGCGGGATGACGACACCGGAAGAGGAGACTCAAATTGCGGAGTGGCTCTCTGCCGACCCGAATAATCAGAAAGAGATGGATACGGCCCGGTTCTTGTTCGACTCGGTCAAACTTTACGGAGACAAGATGCAGCCCACTCAGCGGCGATCGCTCGTAAGGTGGCGGACAATCGGTCGCTGGGCCACGCAAATCGCTGCGGCAGTCATGATTGCCATAGGGGCCGGATTCTTCGCAAACAGATATTCGATCGGCGAATTATCCGATAAGCACCACTCCATTTACGTACCTGCGGGACAACGTATGGAACTTACGCTGGCCGACGGAACCCATATATGGATGAACTCCGAGTCCCGACTCGAATATCCGATTATGTTTGCACAGGATGTCCGGCGCGTGAAATTGATCGGAGAAGCCATGTTCGAAGTCGCGCACGATGAGTCTCATCCGTTTATTGTGGAGACTTTCGCTTCGGATGTCCGGGTGCTCGGTACAAAATTCAACGTCGATGCGAACGAAGCGCACCATCGGTTCTCGATAACCTTGATGGAGGGTTCGGTGCGGATTTCGAACCGGCTGGACCCAAGCCAGGCGAATATCGTCATGAGACCGAATGAAAAGGTCGATCTCATCGGAAACTATTTATACACGTCCAAGCTCGACGATTATGATTCTCCATGCTGGTTGAACGGACAGCTCGACATTACGGGGCTGTCGTTCGCCGAACTGATGGAGAAGATGGAACAGGCATTTGCCGTCCGGGTAGTCATCAAACGCAGCTCTTTGCCTTCGACCGCCGGCATCGGCGGCAAGATCCGCATAAATGCTGGGGTCGGCAATGCATTCAAGTGGCTGCACTCCTTGTTGAACTTCGATTACGAGATAGATGAAGCGGAGAATACGATAACGATCAAATAA
- a CDS encoding site-specific integrase: MKVTLILKKSVTRYDTESQATIYARLRDGRQLDLVAPTRLTINPNLWDDKAEQVKSKVVCDEAMRTRYNNEARRLKTYIERAYQNRPDETVSKGWLKEALDQYYNPQKYNLEQVSAIKPTLTALFDEFLEKHRLSEVRKKNYRVIKRALQRYELYIRATQMGKEDFTLDVDRVTADTLRDIWSFLENEYRYCAIYPEIYEAIPEARTPQPRGKNTLLDCFSRIRTFFYWCNTHKKSRNRPFDDFPLEECTYGTPYYITIEELHRIYATNLKRHPQLAIQRDIFVFQCLIGCRVGDLLKMTKSNLIGDAIEYIPRKTKEGRPLTVRVPLNAMATEILARHEACDGDKLLPFISEQKYNLAIKRIFKAAGLKRLVTVINPTTREEEKRVLYEIASSHLARRTFVGNLYRKVKDPNLVGALSGHKEGSKAFARYRTIDDEMKKELVNLLS; this comes from the coding sequence ATGAAAGTAACCCTCATTCTCAAAAAGAGTGTCACCCGTTACGACACGGAGTCCCAGGCAACCATCTACGCGCGTCTGCGCGACGGCCGGCAACTCGATCTGGTCGCTCCGACCCGTCTTACGATCAATCCGAATCTTTGGGATGACAAGGCCGAGCAGGTCAAGAGTAAGGTCGTCTGCGACGAGGCCATGCGCACCCGCTACAACAATGAAGCCCGCAGGCTCAAGACCTACATCGAGAGAGCCTATCAAAACCGCCCCGATGAGACGGTATCGAAAGGTTGGCTGAAAGAGGCGCTGGACCAATATTACAATCCGCAGAAGTACAACCTGGAGCAAGTATCCGCCATCAAACCGACCTTGACCGCGCTGTTCGACGAGTTTCTCGAGAAGCACCGTCTTTCGGAGGTTCGCAAAAAGAACTATCGCGTCATCAAGCGGGCTTTGCAGCGTTATGAACTCTACATCCGGGCTACCCAGATGGGGAAGGAGGACTTCACGCTGGATGTGGACCGGGTAACGGCCGACACCCTGCGGGACATCTGGAGTTTTCTGGAGAATGAATACCGCTACTGCGCCATCTATCCAGAGATTTACGAGGCCATTCCCGAAGCCCGCACGCCGCAACCCAGAGGAAAGAATACGTTATTGGATTGCTTCTCGCGTATCCGGACCTTCTTCTATTGGTGCAACACCCATAAGAAGAGCCGGAACCGGCCGTTCGATGACTTTCCGCTGGAGGAGTGCACCTACGGGACGCCGTATTACATCACCATCGAGGAGCTGCACCGAATCTACGCCACCAATCTAAAGCGCCATCCCCAGTTGGCCATCCAACGGGATATCTTCGTCTTCCAATGTCTGATCGGCTGCCGGGTAGGCGACCTGCTGAAGATGACGAAATCGAATCTCATCGGCGACGCCATCGAATACATTCCGCGCAAGACCAAGGAGGGACGTCCGCTGACGGTACGGGTGCCGCTCAACGCCATGGCCACGGAGATTCTTGCCCGGCATGAAGCCTGTGACGGCGACAAGCTGCTGCCGTTCATCTCCGAACAGAAATACAACCTGGCCATCAAGCGAATCTTCAAGGCGGCCGGGTTGAAGCGGTTGGTTACGGTCATCAATCCAACGACCCGCGAGGAGGAGAAGCGGGTGTTGTACGAAATCGCCTCATCGCACCTGGCGCGGCGGACCTTTGTCGGCAATCTCTACCGGAAAGTCAAGGATCCCAATCTGGTCGGTGCACTGAGCGGACACAAGGAGGGCAGCAAAGCCTTTGCCCGCTACCGCACCATCGATGATGAAATGAAAAAAGAATTAGTAAATTTGTTGTCATAA
- a CDS encoding RagB/SusD family nutrient uptake outer membrane protein has translation MKTNILKIAVAIIVLAGTACTDNYLDINTHPYEPSEEDMQTDGYILGSTLTSLAGTVVSTDVNTAQFTDVLLGGTVGGYYAPTKQSWTNTIANYNPTDDWTNVFMRSKEIIPTLYSNLRQLKKVTDDPIVLAIADVIKVMAMHRVTDTYGPIPYSKIGENGQIQVPYDSQEEVYDSFFEELNYAIEVLTAHRNEAISPKADYIYGGNPERWCRLANSLKLRLAMRIVYADPDKARRMAEEAVKSEVGVILSNADNAQLTSFGADGNPIWVAVNYNSEGSTTGGDTHVAADITAYMAGYADPRCQKYFIASEWEGQPYVGIRRGIVIPQTSVGFKYSGVNVGIASPIVWMNAAEVAFLKAEAKAVFGFDMGPSTAEELYNEGVRLSFEQWGVSGVDDYLADSERVPQVYVDPAGTNSYAETLSSVTVAWNDAASVDEKQERIIIQKWIANWGLGNEAWADYRRTGYPHLIPATDDGNKSLGVVDSQLGARRMPYPSDEYTTNNENVLNAVTKLLGGDDNMATRLWWDCNPSIR, from the coding sequence ATGAAAACCAACATATTGAAAATTGCCGTAGCGATAATCGTGCTCGCAGGAACTGCTTGCACGGACAACTACCTCGACATCAACACCCATCCTTACGAGCCTTCGGAGGAGGACATGCAGACCGACGGCTATATTCTCGGTTCGACTCTCACGTCGCTGGCCGGCACGGTCGTTTCGACCGACGTCAACACGGCGCAATTCACCGACGTGCTGCTGGGCGGTACGGTCGGAGGCTACTACGCTCCTACCAAGCAAAGTTGGACGAACACCATCGCCAACTACAACCCGACGGACGACTGGACCAACGTCTTCATGCGCAGCAAGGAGATCATTCCGACGCTCTATTCGAACCTGCGCCAGCTGAAGAAGGTGACCGACGACCCGATCGTGCTGGCCATCGCCGACGTGATAAAGGTCATGGCCATGCACCGCGTGACGGATACCTATGGTCCGATTCCCTACTCGAAGATCGGTGAAAACGGTCAGATTCAGGTGCCCTACGATTCGCAGGAGGAGGTCTACGATTCCTTTTTCGAAGAGCTCAACTATGCGATCGAGGTGCTGACCGCGCACCGCAACGAGGCCATTTCGCCCAAGGCCGATTACATCTACGGCGGCAATCCCGAGCGGTGGTGCCGACTGGCCAACTCGCTCAAGCTGCGTCTGGCCATGCGCATTGTCTACGCTGATCCCGACAAAGCGCGTCGTATGGCCGAAGAGGCCGTGAAGAGCGAAGTGGGTGTTATCCTTTCGAATGCCGACAATGCGCAGCTGACCTCGTTCGGTGCGGACGGCAACCCGATCTGGGTGGCTGTCAACTACAACAGTGAGGGCAGCACTACGGGTGGCGATACGCATGTGGCGGCCGATATCACCGCCTACATGGCCGGTTATGCAGATCCGCGATGCCAGAAATACTTCATTGCGTCGGAGTGGGAGGGACAACCCTATGTCGGGATTCGCCGCGGTATTGTTATCCCGCAGACGAGCGTAGGATTCAAATATTCCGGAGTCAACGTCGGTATCGCATCTCCCATAGTATGGATGAATGCCGCCGAAGTGGCTTTCCTCAAAGCAGAAGCAAAAGCTGTCTTCGGATTCGATATGGGTCCTTCAACTGCCGAGGAACTATATAACGAAGGTGTTCGATTGTCATTTGAGCAGTGGGGCGTATCGGGTGTCGATGACTATTTGGCCGATTCCGAGCGCGTACCTCAAGTCTATGTTGATCCGGCAGGCACGAACTCCTATGCAGAGACACTTTCGTCCGTCACCGTAGCTTGGAATGACGCGGCTTCCGTCGACGAAAAACAGGAGCGTATCATCATTCAGAAATGGATCGCCAACTGGGGACTCGGCAACGAGGCGTGGGCAGATTACCGCCGCACGGGGTATCCGCACCTGATTCCCGCTACGGACGACGGCAACAAGAGTCTCGGTGTCGTTGATTCGCAATTGGGGGCGCGTCGTATGCCCTATCCGAGCGACGAATATACCACCAACAACGAAAACGTCCTTAATGCCGTCACGAAGCTGCTCGGCGGCGATGACAATATGGCAACCCGTCTGTGGTGGGACTGCAACCCGTCAATCCGATAA
- a CDS encoding glycoside hydrolase family 18, whose protein sequence is MKSNIIKFFFPVVMLFAFVACDEWTETESLDIHRPTLEEQNPELYAQYMQALRDYKARDHKIVFVSVDNPSTAPSQRSEHIKTLPDSVDYIVLKNPADVHPTLVAEMSLVREKGTRVLYTIDYDALEARWAQILEEEENNRPEESETPEIPDESDGDEGEEPQPDPAVVLEQRFLDFCREQTALQLAYCDRYGFDGVIVACTGKNYSGMADDVQARYIARQEAFFGTVGAWYGTHAGKSLSFCGKPQYLADKSILAQCDYIILPAIDATSGDELSLTVELAAVTGVPTDRFIVTVSTVSPSDPSDNRGYFSALDTDGKSQLRAIKGAAQWTLIPAGYAKPGIYVVDAQNDYFNISLVYKNIREAISIMNPSPKN, encoded by the coding sequence ATGAAATCGAATATCATCAAATTTTTCTTTCCGGTCGTAATGCTTTTTGCATTCGTGGCGTGCGACGAATGGACTGAGACCGAGAGTCTTGATATTCACCGTCCAACGCTGGAGGAGCAGAATCCCGAACTCTATGCGCAGTACATGCAGGCGCTGCGCGATTACAAGGCTCGCGACCACAAGATTGTTTTCGTATCCGTCGACAATCCGTCGACGGCTCCCAGCCAGCGGAGCGAACACATCAAGACATTGCCTGACAGTGTGGACTATATCGTATTGAAAAATCCGGCCGACGTACATCCTACGCTCGTGGCGGAAATGTCGCTGGTACGTGAAAAGGGTACGCGCGTCCTCTATACGATCGATTACGATGCGTTGGAGGCTCGTTGGGCACAAATCCTCGAAGAGGAGGAGAATAACCGACCCGAGGAGTCCGAGACTCCCGAAATACCCGATGAAAGCGATGGTGATGAAGGCGAAGAACCCCAGCCTGACCCGGCAGTAGTTCTGGAGCAGCGTTTTCTCGATTTCTGCCGTGAGCAGACTGCCCTGCAACTGGCCTATTGCGACCGCTACGGATTCGACGGCGTCATTGTCGCATGTACCGGCAAGAACTATTCCGGCATGGCGGACGACGTGCAGGCGCGCTACATAGCCCGTCAGGAGGCATTCTTCGGAACGGTCGGCGCCTGGTATGGAACGCACGCCGGCAAGTCGCTTTCTTTCTGCGGCAAACCGCAGTATCTGGCCGACAAGAGCATCCTTGCGCAGTGCGACTACATCATCCTTCCGGCTATCGACGCTACCTCCGGCGACGAATTGTCGCTTACGGTTGAGTTAGCAGCAGTGACGGGTGTCCCGACCGACCGCTTTATCGTGACCGTATCGACTGTATCGCCAAGCGACCCGTCCGACAACAGGGGCTACTTCTCCGCATTGGACACCGACGGCAAGTCGCAGTTGCGCGCAATCAAGGGTGCTGCGCAGTGGACATTGATTCCGGCCGGATATGCAAAACCCGGAATCTATGTGGTCGATGCACAGAACGACTATTTCAACATTTCGCTGGTATATAAGAATATTCGTGAAGCCATTTCGATTATGAATCCCTCGCCTAAAAACTGA